The Candidatus Cetobacterium colombiensis sequence ATAGCTATAAATAGTGTAAGTGCTCCTCCAAATCCACTTATAAATATAATTGTCATAGCATCTACTCTCTTTCTCATATTAGAAACAACAAGTAAAAATAATCCATAAAAGATTGAGGTAATAAATGCTAATATGTCTCCTTTAAAATTATTTATATTAGGATTTAGTTTTCCAGACATAAGAACAAACAATCCAATTAAAGTTATAAATAATCCAATAATAAAAACTTTTGATAGATGTTTTTTATATAAAAAATAAGAAACTGGAATAACTGTAAAAGGAACTAGATTAGCTAATAAATTAGCGTTTGCTACAGTTGTTAAATGAAAAGATATATTCCAGAAAATTAAATCTAAAGCTAAAAAAATTCCTGCTAAAGAGATTAAGTATCTATCTTTTTTAGATGTTTTTATTAAATCAGTTTTAACAAATGGATAAAGTATTGGCATTGA is a genomic window containing:
- a CDS encoding DMT family transporter translates to MGPQVTLESKFILLTILAICFLATGGIFVKLSSLPPIATAFYRILFSMPILYPFVKTDLIKTSKKDRYLISLAGIFLALDLIFWNISFHLTTVANANLLANLVPFTVIPVSYFLYKKHLSKVFIIGLFITLIGLFVLMSGKLNPNINNFKGDILAFITSIFYGLFLLVVSNMRKRVDAMTIIFISGFGGALTLFIAMFVIEGFHYPKNINEILPLVGLALVSQILGQGLLSYCIGKIDITLSSVLVLSQPIIAALYSYFIFRENLTLQEIFGILIVLIGIYLAKIGNNNKRL